The following is a genomic window from Bacillus sp. BGMRC 2118.
ATACCAATATAATGGTGTCACAAATAATATTTTTTTATGTGGTAACATTTGATAAACCACCTCATAGTAATCATCTTTCAAAGAATGAAAACCTTCGATATCATGTCGTTTATCGATAATTGGTAAGATCTTTTTTTCAGTCAAATATACTTTTTCCACATTTAAATCTGAAATAATTACATCTGCTAATTGCTCTGAATTTCCATCTTTCCGGGAACTACCATAAATAACAAACACTTTATTCTTCCTTTCTTTTCATAAATAATTATAGTTGATAGTATAGACACAATATTACTTTTAAAGAAGTACGCACTTTTTTGTTCTATAGGCACTAAAAAGTAACTAATAAGGGAGTCAGTATAAAATGAAGATTTATAATATGCCAATTGAAGCATCTCTGGATGTTATAGGTGGTAAGTGGAAATGTATTATATTATGCCATTTGGATATGGGCAAAAAAAGAACTAGTGAACTTAAAAGGTTAATGCCGTCCATAACACAAAAAATGCTTACTCAGCAGCTTAGAGAATTAGTAGCTGATGGAATTATTAATCGAA
Proteins encoded in this region:
- a CDS encoding winged helix-turn-helix transcriptional regulator; the protein is MKIYNMPIEASLDVIGGKWKCIILCHLDMGKKRTSELKRLMPSITQKMLTQQLRELVADGIINRIVYKEVPPRVEYELSKYGESLKPILDSLCAWGKVHIKHSTSTKEQEKK